The Candidatus Baltobacteraceae bacterium region TCGATCCGCCGCTCGAGAACGAGCAGCTCCTTCTCGCGCTCGACGATGAGATTACCGCTCACCCTTGGAGCGTGCCCCCGCGAGCGTATTCGAGCAGGCGAACGAGCGTATCCTTGAGCGCATGCCGCTCGACGACCATATCGACCTGCCCGTGTTCGAGGAGAAACTCCGCGGTCTGAAACTGATCCGGAAGCTTCTGGCGAATCGTTTGCTCGATGACGCGGCGCCCGGAGAAACCGATGTTCGCCCGCGCTTCGGCGACGATGACGTCGGATTGAAACGCAAACGACGCGGAAACGCCGCCCGTCGTCGGATCGGTCAGGACCGTGCAGAAAAAGTTGCCGTCTTCCATGAAGCGCGCGACCGCCGCGGTCGTCTTGGCCATCTGCATCAGTGCGAGCATGCCTTCTTCCATGCGCGCGCCGCCCGACGCGGTGAAGATGATGCACGGCACCTTGCGTTTGCGTGCCTCTTCGAGCAGCAGCGTGATCCGCTCGCCGACGACCGTGCCCATCGTA contains the following coding sequences:
- the accD gene encoding acetyl-CoA carboxylase, carboxyltransferase subunit beta yields the protein MPEWLRARRGGDAETRDAALWTKCPKCGEVLYRRDLAANAFVCPRCSHHFRMGAYDRISTIIDGAFAEIGAEIGAGDPLQWSDKKTYPVKLRGDREKSGLSEAVVCGFGQIGGFDVALGVMDFHFRGGTMGTVVGERITLLLEEARKRKVPCIIFTASGGARMEEGMLALMQMAKTTAAVARFMEDGNFFCTVLTDPTTGGVSASFAFQSDVIVAEARANIGFSGRRVIEQTIRQKLPDQFQTAEFLLEHGQVDMVVERHALKDTLVRLLEYARGGTLQG